The following DNA comes from Photobacterium sp. DA100.
AGCCTTGGCGGATTGCTCGTTGAGACCGTAAAAAGAGATGTAACTCCCTTCGGGGTTATCAGAAACAAATTTAATCACACCATCCGTATCAATCACCTTTCCATCGAGATCATTGATAACCTTTCTTTCATGCTTGTTGTAAGCATGCATAACATCCGTTGTGTTCATGACTCCTTCTCTCTCTATTACTGCACCTGTTAAACGATTCAGCATCCTCCTATCATACCAGCCAGCCAACCCGGAAAGAGACACCAACCAAAACAAACAGCACAGAAATCACCGTAACCGGGATAATATGCCACGCCATATCCCACAGATTCGCCTGAGACAATTTCGGTATCACTCTAAATCTTGCGTCCAGCGCAAATAGTACGGTTAGTGCCAGCAGCAAAAGTTTAGCCATGATCCCATGAGCTAAAGGAATGCTGGTATCAAACCATAGGGTGATATCCGGTAGCATTCTGTATGCCAGCATGAGTCCTGTAACAACCTGGATGATCAACGCTGGCATACCGATTTTTTCGTATACCTGCTCAAAATCCAGCAACTGCTGTGGATTGCGATTTTTTAACACCGACGGCAAGACTACCAGCGACAATACAATATGCCCGCCAGTCCAAATAGTTGCGGCAATAATATGCAATGCTAGTAACAACCCAAACATTCTTCCCTCCATCTTAATCATTGACAGTCATCTTGGGTAAACTATAACATATATAAAAAATACAACTTATAAGCTGCATCACACAAGACCACTAGGAGAGAAGTAGAATGGCCATTTCATTTACCAAGATCTTTAAGAAAGATAACGAAAAAGCCGAAGATAAGACGTTTATTGAGCAACCTGCTTCCAGCGAACGTCAAGAGTCCGAAAAGACTAAAACAACAAAGAAACACGGTGAACCCGGTTTTTGCTGTGGCTCTTGCTCGTAACCAAACAATGCCACCAGGGGGCTATGATGCCTGCACCAGCAAATCTCCCCCTGCCGCTTTAGGGCTTCACGCTGTAAACGGCAGATAGACTGTTGAAGTAAACCATTACTCCTTACCGGCTTTTCCTTTGAAGCCCGAATGTAGCGCCTTCGCCTTGGTTTTGGCGCCATCCTGATAGGCTGTGAAAACATCGGTCTCTTTATGCCCGGAAAGATACAGCCAGCCGTGTATCAGTGACGTAAAAAAGGAAATCACCACAATAAATATCGGAACAATACCGAGCCCGCTAATATTAAATGCCGCGAGTCCGATGAAGAAAAAGATTGCTGAAACAATGGCGATTGTCTTATTTTTTTCTGTTTTCATCATTATTAGCCTCCATGAAAGGTGATAGGCAAGAGTAACCGCTTTCGCTTACGCACTTTATGAGGCCAACAACAATTAGCGAAATTGAGCTACTTTCCTCTCCTTAGCGAGTAGAGTGAACACAATTGGGATAGCCTAAACCCAGCGCCGTACTTGCTGACAGTACCGGCGGTACTCTGCGCCGAACAGCTCGGCCAACAACCGCTCCTCTGGCAATATTTGAAACTTCGTCATATAAATGACGAATCCGACAACCACCAACACGGCCGTAACCACTGTGCCCACTATCAAGCCAACACCCAACAGGGCGATAGCCATGGCAAGATACATCGGGTTTCTTGAGTACCCGAACACACCGGAAGTCACCAATGCATTGACATTATCAAACCGGCAGGGATTAACCGTGGTCTTGGCCCGCCTGAAGGTCATCGTTGCTGACAGTGCTATCGCCATTGCGATGGCTATCAGTAGGCTGCCTGCCCAAAAGCCTTCGTTATCCAGTTTAATCGGGTAATCTGCCGGCAGTAACATCGCGGCCGCAAAGATATTGAACAGCAATAACGGCGGGATCTTTAACTCGAGCATGGCTCCTCTCCTTGGACTTGGTGATAATTGCATTTGTCGCTTGAAACAGCTATCAGCGTACGTTGATGTTTGGGGACACTTACAAGCCATGGTACTCAAACTGTCAAAAAGCACCCGAGGGTGCCTTTTGACTATCATTACCGGTTTAGTCCTTAAGCTTGAACTTCAACAGGCGAAGAGCATTGAGGGTCACCAGCGCGGTGGCCCCGCTGTCGGCCAGCACCGCCACCCAAAGTCCCGTCATCCCCAGCAAGGTGGTGATCAGGAAAACCCCTTTCAGACCCAGCGACAAGAACACATTCTGCTTGATATTGGCCAGCGTTGCTTTCGACAACGCGATCATCATCGGCAACTCAGCGACACGGTTATGGGTCAGAGCCGCATCGGCCGTTTCCAATGCCACGTCGGTGCCCCCACCCATCGCAATACCAATCGACGCCGTTTTCATCGCAGGCGCATCGTTAATGCCATCGCCAACCATAGCGACGTTGGTACGTTGGTTGGCCAGCTCGACATGCTTCACTTTGTCTTCAGGCAACAGTCCCGCCTCAAAGGCAATCCCTATTTCACCGGCAATCGCCGCCGCGGCACGCGGGTTATCACCAGTTAGCATAACGGAGTGGATGCCCATCGCTTTGAGTTGCTCTACCGCCTTGGCACTGTCTTCGCGCAAGTTGTCACGCCAGGCAATCAACCCGACAGGTTGCTGGTTACGCAACACGACCACCAAGGTCTTTCCTTGGCCTTCAAGCTCATGGGCTTGCTCAGCCTGCTGCGCGGTCAGCGTAATGCCCAGTGGTAGACGGTCGGCAGCTAGCAGCATCAGGGTATCACCCTGGCAATTGCCCTGGATCCCGCGGCCCGGCAACGCTTGGCGCTCCTGCGCTTCTTCAACATCCAAACCGCGTGCTTGAGCAGCATTGACCACAGCTTGTGCCAGAGGGTGGGCTGATCCCATCTCTACCGCAGCCGACTGGCGCAGCAAGCGGGCTTCATCGCCATCCCAGCTGACAATATCCGTCATCACCGGTTTTCCTTCGGTCAGGGTACCGGTCTTGTCGAATGCCACCGTTTCAATCTTGCCTAACTGCTCGAGGGCAGCCCCGCCTTTAATCAGAGCACCTCGACGTGTTGCCGCCGCCAGACCTGAAGTAATTGCCGCCGGAATGGAAATTACCAAGGCACACGGACAGGCAATCAGCAATAGTGTGAGGCCTTTGTATAACCACTCGTCCCACGCCTGCCCGAACAACATCGGTGGAATGACGACCACCAGAGCGGCCAGCACAATCATCGCAGGGGTATACCAGCGGCTGAACCGGTCGACAAAGCGCTCCAGTGGAGCCTTGCGCGATTCGGCATCCTCAATCAAATGCAAGATGCGGTCGATGGCATTCTCGCCCTGCTCGGAAATAATCCTCAGGCGCACCACTTTATCGGCCACCAAAGCACCAGCCATCACCTGCTCACCAGGTAAACGCTCTACCGGAACGGATTCGCCGGTCAAGGCACTTTCATCAAAGCTGGCCGCCGCATCCATCAACTCGACATCAGCGGGCAACCGGCCGCCCGGCGCAACTTCAATAATATCGCCAGGTTTAAGCTCACTCGCCGAGACCTGCTCTTTGCGACCGTCCGGCAATACTCGGCTGGCTTTTTCCGGCACCAAGGCCATCAGTGCTTTCACCCCACTTCTGGCTTTCGCAGACGCGTAACCTTCCAGTTGCTCACCGATCAAAAACAGCAGCAACACCATCGCCGCTTCCGCCGTTTCCCCCAGGTACAGCGCGCCGATAGCCGCCACGCTCATCAAGGTTTCGATGGAGAATGGGGTGCCACTCTTGGCCAACCTGACAGCCTTGCGGGCGATAGGGAGCAAACCCACCAGCGTCGTTGCGGTAAAGGCAGCTAACCCCATGGCTTGAGACTGCTGGTTGAGCAAAAAAGAAACCAGCATCATCACCGCTATCGTCAATACGGGCAGGATCTCTCGGAATAAACTCATCCGCTTGCTGTCTTCAGGTGTATTGTCAGTGGTATAGAGAATAAAGCCTGCTTCGCGGGTTTTCGCTACAATCTCCTCCGACATCGCAGCAGATTGGCAGTTGACGACCAATTTTTCAGTGGCAAACATCACTTTCGCCGAAGCAACACCCTCTAAGCCGTTAATGGCCCTTTCGAGTTTATTAGCACAACTTGGACAGTCCATGCCTTCGACTTTCCAACTTAATGTCGTGCTATGAGGAGCGGGAGCAAGGTCATCGGGGGTAGGTTCATCCGTCGCTGAACTATCACAACTACCTGAGCTGCAACATGACAATTTGGCCGCTGCCTCTGCGGAAGTGATTTTATTAACTGAACACCCTTTGGAGGCTCCGGAGGCAGGATCATCATCGCCCGGCGACAGCTCCGATTCTTGCGTAATTGATGAGGTTTGTGTTGATTGGCAGCTGCTTGATGCACAGCACGGTTCCGGGCTGTTATTTTCAACCACAACCGATGGCTGGCCAAAGCTGGCAGCTTTGTCCGCATGAACATGTAACTTCTTATTATTGCATTGGGCACACATGGCCTTCTCCTTTTCGTTATTGATAGTGATTAGCATCACCATACTGTAACTATAAACCTTGGAGCTAAGTCCAAGGTCAAGTCGTAAGATACACAAAGAGCCCCACTTGCTAGCAATAAACAAAACCACTAATTGGCTATGGACATCCCCCTCCCATGTTATATACCCTCTGCCCTCCTGTTCCCCTACATCCAGCACCGACTATGGCTAAGAAACCCGATCGCCGCACCGCGATGCAACTGATCATCGAACAAGTTAAGCAAGAGCTGCCGCTGTATGATCCCGACACCTTTGTCTGTGGCCCGGACAACAGCTGTATTGGCTGCCCGAAAAAACTGATGGAATTGCTCGAGTCTGAAGTGTCTTACTGGGAATGTATATTGGAGCGGGGTGACTCGCCGGACTTCGACGACATTTCTCGCTTTGGCAAAATGTGCCGCAATATCAAGCGCGGCTTGGTCAGAAACAATATTGTGGCGGCTTAAATATACCCAAGCGACTTCAAGATACAAAAAGCAGGCACAAAAGCCTGCTTTTTAGTTTTACTAGCCCTTGGCTAAGCCTTTAGCTAAAACCTTAACTTAGGCGCCTAAACACCACACCATTATCAAGGATCTCCATCCAAGGCTGGTAGTCCATCCCCATATCAAAGATGTACTCGGTGATTAAGCTCCTGGCTGTTGTCAGCAGGCTGTCAGCTTTCCAAGGTTTTTCGAAATAGCTCTCGATGCGGGCGCGGTTTATTGCCGCAATGGTGTCCTGATGGGTCGCCTGTCCGGTCAGCAAGACCTTCTTGGTTTTGTGGAAGCGGCTATCCTGCGAAACCTCAGTCAGCAACTCGACCCCGGTTTTGCCCGGCATAACATGGTCTGAGATCACCAAAGCAATGAACTCGCCTTCGGCATCCAGCTCGTCCATCAATTCAAGCGCCTCATCCGCCGATTCACAATCTTCGACATGAAAGAAATCATTCAAAGGTGATAAATCTTTCAATACAGCGCTTAGTACTTCCCTCTGATCATCTACGCAGATGATGTTTAGTTTTTCCATAACCATTCCCTTACGCGATTGGCAGTTTGATACGAAATTTTGTTTTCTCCAGGTCGCTCTTCAGTGCAATGGTGCCACCATAACTGTTGACTATCCGCTGTACTATCGAGAGGCCCAGCCCTAATCCGAACGACAACCCTCCTTTCTTGGTGGTGAAGTTGGGTTGAAACACTTTGCGCCGCGTCGCTTCATCGATCATCGGCCCGTTGTTGCTGATGGTGATCAGCAAGCGGTTTTTCGAATGGCGCGTGATGATCTCGATCTGCGGCTCGGCCGTATGCTCCATCGCATCACACGCATTCTTGATGATATTGACCCACACCTGCACCAGCTCGGTCGTGCTCGCGGTCATCGTGGGTAGCACCGCCGGGCGCAGTACCACATTGACTCGCCTCAGATTGCTTTGCAGCAAGGCCAGGGACTTGTGGATCGTATCGTTAACATCAACCTCGGGCTGGCGCGCATTGTCTGTGCCACCGAGCTGTTTCACCGAGCGGACGATACTGGCGGCATGCTTGGCAGCCAGCTTCATATCATGCAGGTCGCGGCCGATATCCCAGTACTGCAAGGCTTCGTCGAGATTATCGAGCCAGTAATTCGGAATGTCCCCTACCGGTACTGCCCGGGCCAATTGCCTGGCCTGATCCCGCTGGAGCGTCAGATCTTGCTCTAGCTGCTTGGCGCGCTTGCGGGCCTGTGCCGAGGTAACAGCCTGGCCATCGCAAATCCCCAGATCAAGAAACGGACTGACTTCCGGCTTGTTTTCTTCCAGGAAGCGACAGATCCCCTGCTGCAAGCCCTCGGTTTTACTGCTTAGCACCCCAACCGCATTGTTGAGTTCATGGGCTATGCCAGCGGCCAGCTGGCCCAAGGTCGTCATCTGCTCCGCAGCATAAAGCTTTTGCAGCGCCTTCTCTTTCTCAATCGCCTGCAACCCGGTCATCATCTGGCGCTGGGCCAGTTCATGGACCATAACCGGCATGAACTGCTCAGCCAACGAGCCGAAAGTTTCGGGCTCGACCGGCTGGGTTTTGAGATCGATCCAGGCGATTTCGCTGTCTTTTTCCGCCACCACCGTGGTCGACGCCATCAGTGTCTGGGCAAAGAAACTGTGGACACCGAAAAACATGCCCTGCTCGACCCTGAACACTCTTGCCGTTACATCGGCTTCGTTCTTGAGGTAGCCAGACAGCTCGCCTTTTTTCACCCAGTAGAGCTTGTCGTTATAACCATCCTGAACCAGCACCTGGGTGCCGGCCTTAACCGCTTCGGTCCGGGCGGGATCACGAAAGTACACATCAATGATCCGCTGCATGGCTTTAGGTTGATGCATGGCGACTCTCTTAGATATGGTCAATCAGGTGCAGAAGCCAAATCATGGCAAAGCTCAGCACCACACCGACAACCCCGATGATCACCCCAACACGGGCCATCTGGTTACTCTGGACATGGCCAGTGGCATGCGCCAGGGCATTCGGCGGGGTACTGATTGGCAAGGACATCCCCAGCGAGGCTGCGAAAGTGACCACCAAAATCAGGGTGATCTCACCGCCAAGCGGCACCAGCGAGACCATGGAGGTACCCAATGCCGCCATGATCGGCATCAGCAAGTTGGCCGTTGCGGTGTGCGACATGAAGTTAGCCATGACCAGACACAGCAGCGCCGAGCCACCAAGGACGATGTATGGCGAGAAACTATCGAACGGGATGCTGTGCACCATCAGTCTGGCCAGTCCGGTCTGATCCAGCGCCAAGCCGAGGGCAATCCCCCCCGAGACCAGCCACAGCACATCCCACGAGATCTTTTTAAGATCTTCCTTGTTGATAATACCGGTTAGCGAGAACACCGCCACCGGGATCAGGGCTACGGTATATGAGTTCATGCCGTGGGCCGATCCCATCAACCATAGAATGATCGTCAGGGCGAAAGTCACGTAAACTGTGATCGCCTTCGGTGTCATCAAGAACTTCCCTTTGATGGTCAGCTCGATTTTTTCCTGTTTGGCCGGGTAAAGCGCATTGATCAGCACCCAGGCAAAGACCAGCATCACCGCAACAAACGGCACACCGAAGAACATCCACTCACCAAAGGTGATCATGTTGTCGCCAGTCAGGTACTTCAAGGCAATCGCATTGGGCGGGGTACCAATTGGAGTACCGATACCACCAATGTTGGCAGCGACCGGGATACACAGAGCAAAGGCGATTTTGCCCGGGTCCTTGGCGCCAAACAGGGCTATCACTGGGGCCAGAATCGACAGCATCATGGCCGTGGTCGCCGTATTCGACATAAACATGGAGAAAATGGCAGTGATCAGCATCAGGCCAAACATGACGTACTTCGGCTGGGTACCGAAAGGCCTTAGCAACACCCGGGCCAAGTTGACATCGAGGCGGTATTTGGTGGCAGCCATGGCGAGGAAGAAACCACCGAGGAACAGCATAATGATCGGGCTGGCAAAGGTTGCCATAATATCACTGTAGTTCAGCAGCTCACCAAAATGCGGCTGCCCTTCAGCGCCCCGGAACAAATACAAGCCTTTATCGGAGAGGAGCAAAAGTTCCAACACGATAATCACTACGGAAGTGGCATAAATCGGTATTGGCTCCAGCACCCAGCACAAGGCCGCCAGCAAGAAAATGGCAATAACCCGCTGCTGGACAATGGTTAACCCTTCGACTGGAAACGCTGATGCCGGCAGCATCAGAATGATGAGGGGGATGAGAACGGGTATGATCACCCTAAGATATTGACGCATGTTTACATTATTCCCTTAAAAACACAAAATCTGGCGTCTGTCGCTGCTGGTTTAGGCAAATCCATGGAAGTCATCATTCAGCAGGCGCAGAAGCACCGGTAGCGCTTCTGCCTACCGGTCAAAATCTAGATTAAGTGATTGTGCGTCTATAGGTAGGAAATTTCACCGGAACAGATCAATAAACCAGTGAAATATAACTCTTTTTAACAATTGACTTACTGAAAAACCAAATTCAGGCCTTGGTATCGCTCGCCAAGCTCTCCTCTATGACATCTTCATGCCCCATATAGGTCCGTGACGAACAGAACGGGGTCAGAGGCACACTCGGCTCTAGTATTTCCGGCTCTGCCTGCTGCTGCTCATGTTCGATAGCCATTTTTCGAACCTGGCTGACCACCAGCAGGCCACTGACGATCCCAAACACAATCGTTCCCGCCGCCTGTCCAATCAGCACCCCAGCCGCCCCGCCAAGGTTCCCCCCGATCCAGACAAACGGAATCGTCCCCAGGGTCGCCTTGCCCATATTGAGCATTGTCGACCAGGTCGGGCGATTGAGGTTGTTAAAAGCGGCATTGGCGACGAACATCGCACCATTGAAGATAAACGTAATGGCGATGTAGGTACAAAAGACCGAGATCAGACTTGCGGCTTCCGCTTCCAGGCTGAAGATGGCAACCAACCAATCCTGCACCAGCCAAAGCAGAATAGAGACCGCGACACAATAACCCGTCACGAACTTAAGCGCATCCGACAGCGAGCGCAGGATACGATCCCAGCGGCCGGCGCCAAAGTTTTGCCCGATGATAGGGCCGATTGCCCCGGATAACGAGAAAACCAGTGCAAAGCAAACCGGCATGATCCGGCCAATTACCGCATAGCCCGCAACAAAGCTCTCACCAAACTGGGCGATATTGCTGGTCACGATAGCGTTGCCGATCGGTGTGGCGGTATTGGTTAGTATTGCCGGAAAGGCAATCGCTGAGACCGGGAGAACCGAAGACAGAAAAGCGCCGAGCCGCGGGCGGGCAACCAGATCATGGTGGATAATCACAGCATGGATCGAGAATATCATCACAGCCACCCGCGCCAACACAGAGGCCGCTGCGGCCCCTTCAACGCCCATTGAGAAGCCAAAGATGAGCAGGGGATCAAACACCGCATTCACCCCTCCCCCGATGATAGTGGCATACATCGAACGCCGGGCATCCCCGACTCCTCTGAGTGCCGCACCGGCGGCCATCGACACCGCGACAACCGGCGCACTGGGCATCAGTATCGTAAGGTAATCGGTCGCCGCCTCGGCAACCTTCCCTTTGGCTCCTATCATCGCCAACAGCGCTTGCAGGTTGCCAAGCATAAAGAACACCAGCACCGCACTAAAAATAACGGCAAATATCATGATGTTTATTGTCATTACCCGAGCCTGCTCAGGCTGGTCGGCTCCCAACGAACGCGACACCAGCGCCCCCATAGCAATAGACGTACCGATGGAAGCGGAAGTCGTAAAAAACACCAGTGTCCCAGCAAAACCAATCGCTGCGGCTAATTCGACTTCTCCCAGCAAGCTGATGAAAAACATATCGAGCAGATCCACCAGAAACAGGGCCATCAGGCCAACGGCTCCGGTACTAGACATCACCACAATATGCTTCATTGGCGATCCGGTGACAAACTTGGCCTCTTTTTTGGGTATTTGTCGTGATATGTTCGCTTCTTGGCGGGATTGGCTTTGTCTAGGCACAAACATTCCTTGCGTGGTAGATACGAAAAAGGCGCTCGAGGCGCCTTTCTATGTTCTTTGCGGCTT
Coding sequences within:
- a CDS encoding CopD family protein, which gives rise to MFGLLLALHIIAATIWTGGHIVLSLVVLPSVLKNRNPQQLLDFEQVYEKIGMPALIIQVVTGLMLAYRMLPDITLWFDTSIPLAHGIMAKLLLLALTVLFALDARFRVIPKLSQANLWDMAWHIIPVTVISVLFVLVGVSFRVGWLV
- a CDS encoding CCGSCS motif protein codes for the protein MAISFTKIFKKDNEKAEDKTFIEQPASSERQESEKTKTTKKHGEPGFCCGSCS
- a CDS encoding isoprenylcysteine carboxylmethyltransferase family protein; protein product: MLELKIPPLLLFNIFAAAMLLPADYPIKLDNEGFWAGSLLIAIAMAIALSATMTFRRAKTTVNPCRFDNVNALVTSGVFGYSRNPMYLAMAIALLGVGLIVGTVVTAVLVVVGFVIYMTKFQILPEERLLAELFGAEYRRYCQQVRRWV
- a CDS encoding zinc/cadmium/mercury/lead-transporting ATPase, whose amino-acid sequence is MCAQCNNKKLHVHADKAASFGQPSVVVENNSPEPCCASSSCQSTQTSSITQESELSPGDDDPASGASKGCSVNKITSAEAAAKLSCCSSGSCDSSATDEPTPDDLAPAPHSTTLSWKVEGMDCPSCANKLERAINGLEGVASAKVMFATEKLVVNCQSAAMSEEIVAKTREAGFILYTTDNTPEDSKRMSLFREILPVLTIAVMMLVSFLLNQQSQAMGLAAFTATTLVGLLPIARKAVRLAKSGTPFSIETLMSVAAIGALYLGETAEAAMVLLLFLIGEQLEGYASAKARSGVKALMALVPEKASRVLPDGRKEQVSASELKPGDIIEVAPGGRLPADVELMDAAASFDESALTGESVPVERLPGEQVMAGALVADKVVRLRIISEQGENAIDRILHLIEDAESRKAPLERFVDRFSRWYTPAMIVLAALVVVIPPMLFGQAWDEWLYKGLTLLLIACPCALVISIPAAITSGLAAATRRGALIKGGAALEQLGKIETVAFDKTGTLTEGKPVMTDIVSWDGDEARLLRQSAAVEMGSAHPLAQAVVNAAQARGLDVEEAQERQALPGRGIQGNCQGDTLMLLAADRLPLGITLTAQQAEQAHELEGQGKTLVVVLRNQQPVGLIAWRDNLREDSAKAVEQLKAMGIHSVMLTGDNPRAAAAIAGEIGIAFEAGLLPEDKVKHVELANQRTNVAMVGDGINDAPAMKTASIGIAMGGGTDVALETADAALTHNRVAELPMMIALSKATLANIKQNVFLSLGLKGVFLITTLLGMTGLWVAVLADSGATALVTLNALRLLKFKLKD
- a CDS encoding response regulator — encoded protein: MEKLNIICVDDQREVLSAVLKDLSPLNDFFHVEDCESADEALELMDELDAEGEFIALVISDHVMPGKTGVELLTEVSQDSRFHKTKKVLLTGQATHQDTIAAINRARIESYFEKPWKADSLLTTARSLITEYIFDMGMDYQPWMEILDNGVVFRRLS
- a CDS encoding ATP-binding protein, with product MHQPKAMQRIIDVYFRDPARTEAVKAGTQVLVQDGYNDKLYWVKKGELSGYLKNEADVTARVFRVEQGMFFGVHSFFAQTLMASTTVVAEKDSEIAWIDLKTQPVEPETFGSLAEQFMPVMVHELAQRQMMTGLQAIEKEKALQKLYAAEQMTTLGQLAAGIAHELNNAVGVLSSKTEGLQQGICRFLEENKPEVSPFLDLGICDGQAVTSAQARKRAKQLEQDLTLQRDQARQLARAVPVGDIPNYWLDNLDEALQYWDIGRDLHDMKLAAKHAASIVRSVKQLGGTDNARQPEVDVNDTIHKSLALLQSNLRRVNVVLRPAVLPTMTASTTELVQVWVNIIKNACDAMEHTAEPQIEIITRHSKNRLLITISNNGPMIDEATRRKVFQPNFTTKKGGLSFGLGLGLSIVQRIVNSYGGTIALKSDLEKTKFRIKLPIA
- a CDS encoding SLC13 family permease — translated: MRQYLRVIIPVLIPLIILMLPASAFPVEGLTIVQQRVIAIFLLAALCWVLEPIPIYATSVVIIVLELLLLSDKGLYLFRGAEGQPHFGELLNYSDIMATFASPIIMLFLGGFFLAMAATKYRLDVNLARVLLRPFGTQPKYVMFGLMLITAIFSMFMSNTATTAMMLSILAPVIALFGAKDPGKIAFALCIPVAANIGGIGTPIGTPPNAIALKYLTGDNMITFGEWMFFGVPFVAVMLVFAWVLINALYPAKQEKIELTIKGKFLMTPKAITVYVTFALTIILWLMGSAHGMNSYTVALIPVAVFSLTGIINKEDLKKISWDVLWLVSGGIALGLALDQTGLARLMVHSIPFDSFSPYIVLGGSALLCLVMANFMSHTATANLLMPIMAALGTSMVSLVPLGGEITLILVVTFAASLGMSLPISTPPNALAHATGHVQSNQMARVGVIIGVVGVVLSFAMIWLLHLIDHI
- a CDS encoding MATE family efflux transporter, with the translated sequence MSSTGAVGLMALFLVDLLDMFFISLLGEVELAAAIGFAGTLVFFTTSASIGTSIAMGALVSRSLGADQPEQARVMTINIMIFAVIFSAVLVFFMLGNLQALLAMIGAKGKVAEAATDYLTILMPSAPVVAVSMAAGAALRGVGDARRSMYATIIGGGVNAVFDPLLIFGFSMGVEGAAAASVLARVAVMIFSIHAVIIHHDLVARPRLGAFLSSVLPVSAIAFPAILTNTATPIGNAIVTSNIAQFGESFVAGYAVIGRIMPVCFALVFSLSGAIGPIIGQNFGAGRWDRILRSLSDALKFVTGYCVAVSILLWLVQDWLVAIFSLEAEAASLISVFCTYIAITFIFNGAMFVANAAFNNLNRPTWSTMLNMGKATLGTIPFVWIGGNLGGAAGVLIGQAAGTIVFGIVSGLLVVSQVRKMAIEHEQQQAEPEILEPSVPLTPFCSSRTYMGHEDVIEESLASDTKA